Genomic DNA from Echeneis naucrates chromosome 23, fEcheNa1.1, whole genome shotgun sequence:
ctgctggtgctgcaggTTTTTGGTCCCATCACCGTCCTTTTGTCTGTTCTGGGAATCTGTGCTGCGTCTTTGGACCTGAAAcctctgctgctggtggtgagACAccagtaacacacacagacgcacagagacacacacagacgcacacagacgcacacagacacacacagacgcacacagacgcacacagacgcacacagacgcacacagacgcacagagacacacacagacgcacacagacacacacaaacgcacagagacacacacagactcacacagacacacacagacgcacacagacacacacagacacacacagacgcacacagactcacacagacacacagacgcacacagacacacacagacgcacacagacgcacacaaacgcacacaaacgcacacagacacacacaaacgcacacagacacacacagacgcacacagacgcacacaaacgcacacagacacacacagacacacacagacacacacaaacgcacagagacacacacagacacacagacacacacagacgcacacagacgcacacagacacacacagacacacacagacacacagacgcacacagacgcacagagacacacacagacccacacagacacacacaaacgcacagagacacacacagactcacacagacacacacagacgcacacagacgcacagagacacacacagacgcacacagacccacacaaacgcacagagacacacacagacacacagacacacacagacgcacacagacgcacacagacacacacagacccacacagacgcacacagacgcacacagacacacagacacacacagacgcacacagacacacacagacccacacagacgcacacagacgcacacagacgcacacagacacacagacacacacagacgcacacagacgcacacagacacacacagacgcacacagacacacacagacacacagacgcacacagacgcacagagacgcacacaaacgcacacagacgcacacagacgcacacagacacacacagacgcacacagacgcacacagacacacacagacacacacagacgcacacaaacgcacacagacacacacagacgcacacagacgcacacagacgcacacagacgcacacagacacacactcagagctgacctgtttctgtcttcttcagTTCTCTGCTCTGATCTTCATGGAGTTTGTGGCTCTGATGGTTGTGGCCTCACCGCTGGTCCAGGTCCAAACTCAGGTATCAGACCCAGATCCAGCCTCAGGTCCAGACTCAGGTCCAGACTCTGGTATCAGACCCAGATCCAGCctcaggtccagtctctggtatcaggttcaggtccagtctctggtatcaggttcaggtccagactCTGGTATCAGACCCAGATCCAGCCTCAGGTCCAGACTCAGGTCCAGactctggtccagtctctggtatcaggttcaggtccagactcaggtccagactcaggtccagtctctggtatcagacccagatccagcctcaggtccagactcaggtccagactcaggtccagtctctggtatcagacccagatccagcctcaggtccagactcaggtccagactctggtccagtctctggtatcaggttcaggtccagactcaggtccagtctctggtccagtctctggtatcaggttcaggtccagactcaggtccagactcaggtccagtctctggtatcaggttcaggtccagactcaggtccagactcaggtccagtctctggtatcaggttcaggtccagactcaggtccagtctctggtccagtctctggtatcaggttcaggtccagactcaggtccagactcaggtccagtctctggtatcaggttcaggtccagactCAGGTCCAGACTCAGGTCCAGACTCTGgtatcaggtccaggtccagactcaggtccagtctctggtatcaggttcaggtccagactCTGGTATCAGGTTCAGATCCAGGTCTTGCTGCTCCCTGCAGGTGTTGAAGGTCACAGCTTCTCTGTGAGCTGCGACATTTAAACTCAGTTTATAGTTTCTTAATATTCAGTTTGATAtaaaactttgtgtttgtgattgtgttgttgtgttgttgtgttgttgtgttgtgtagctGGACGCTGCGGTGGACGAGGTGTTCCTGAACGTCACTCCGCTCTACAGAGAAGACTCGTACATCCAGACTGAACTCAACAAACTCCAGATCTCAGTAAGGAACAGTCTGTCCcgggacctggacctggacctggacctggactgtccctaaacctggacctgaacctggacctggactgtccctaaacctggacctgaacctgaacctggacctggactatccCTAAACatggacctgaacctgaacctggacctggactatccCTAAACCTGGACCGCCcgaaacctggacctggactgtccctaaacctggacctggactgtccctaaacctggacctgaacctgaacctggacctggactatccCTAAACatggacctgaacctgaacctggacctggactgtccctaaacctggacctgaacctgaacctggacctggactatccCTAAACatggacctgaacctgaacctggacctggactatccCTAAACCTGGACCGCCcgaaacctggacctggactgtccctaaacctggacctggactgtccctaaacctggacctggacctggacctggacctggactatccctaaacctggacctggactgtccctaaacctggacctggactatccctaaacctggacctggacctggacctggactgtccctaaacctggacctggacctggacctggactgtccctaaacctggacctggacctggacctggactgtaAAGTGGGTCTTTGTGTATCAGCACTAAGTCCAGATCTCGGGGTTCTGTCGGGTTTTCAGTACTCCTGTTGCGGACTGAGAAGTTTTGAAGACTGGGAGAGTcgacttcctgtttcctgctcctGCACGCCGCCTCGTCTTCCTGCCTCAGACCCACAACAGAGGTAAAAGCAGAACACTCACCGTGAGACAAACGAATTTCTGAAACAGATTTTCAGTTTCCTGTCGGGCCTTCAGGTTCTGTGTGaggctgctgatgtttcttcttctctccctctcagcgCTCGGCCCGGGAACTCCAGCTCCCAGGAGTCCTGTGTGCCGGTCCAGCACCAGCTCTGGGTCCACGCTGAAGTAACAGTCTGATCGCCCTCCCTGCTTCCTCAGTTTCAAtactttttgtgattttgacTGTTGAAtgttgaactttgacctttgacctctgtatCACCAGCCCTGCGGTCCCGTCCTGAAGAGCTACCTCAGCTTCCCCATCAAACTCCGGATAGGAATCATCTCAGCCGTCGCCACCATCACCGTAAATAATCCCCCTTCCTTTTAGACTTTTTCCgaagaaatgtgtgaatttcCCAGAAACCATCAGTGTGACATCACCAGTGCAGACGCG
This window encodes:
- the LOC115036952 gene encoding 23 kDa integral membrane protein-like codes for the protein MARCRSYLRGLAICVTVLLLVSGVVMIGVGFSSIDGNVPVAVLFQQLSSSDGLLVLQVFGPITVLLSVLGICAASLDLKPLLLVFSALIFMEFVALMVVASPLVQVQTQLDAAVDEVFLNVTPLYREDSYIQTELNKLQISYSCCGLRSFEDWESRLPVSCSCTPPRLPASDPQQSARPGNSSSQESCVPVQHQLWVHAEPCGPVLKSYLSFPIKLRIGIISAVATITMAAIALCLALGLEEYWKTPPVETTVDDYNRVKYQPKPTLT